A single genomic interval of Euwallacea similis isolate ESF13 chromosome 2, ESF131.1, whole genome shotgun sequence harbors:
- the LOC136416105 gene encoding RNA-binding protein NOB1: protein MSSKGIKQVENLVVDTTAFIQNASLFDVAENMVTCQEVVDEIKNKRQLRRLVMLPYELVVKNVFPENVQIVTDFAKKTGDYPSLSATDIKVIALTYQLEKEKNGVEHLRKEPILPRPLINTEQPAHQLNPDITGFFLPEKGESNLNNQKHIEKSEGDQEIVKSQQDNSCLESKEYDTKETTEDCLTNKFKSLNFNDADLKLEENIDILVPLEYESEVSEDDNDDDGDEDIGWITPSNIKQAKKQVNSQLMEEKHVAVACMTTDFAMQNVLKQMNLNVSALDGRIIKQLRTYILRCYTCFKTTSIMTKQFCPKCGNNTLKRVAVSVDEMGKMQIHINPRKPLTGRGKKFSLPKIKGGKHPNNPVLVADQPMADNRPSRLAKMKNNPLNDDYIAGFSPFIMRDVNSKSAQLGIRPGVEFKQWMKKNPNESRRKRK from the exons ATGAGCTCTAAAGGTATTAAGCAAGTCGAGAATCTTGTTGTAGACACCACAGCATTTATTCAAAACGCTTCTCTTTTC GATGTTGCAGAAAACATGGTGACTTGCCAGGAGGTGGtagatgaaataaaaaataaacgacaGCTAAGGAGATTAGTCATGTTACCTTATGAATTGGTAGTTAAGAATGTCTTCCCAGAAAACGTTCAAATTGTAACAGATTTTGCAAAGAAAACTGGTGATTATCCAAGTTTATCAGCTACAGATATCAAAGTAATTGCACTAACATATCAGTtagaaaaggagaaaaatgGAGTAGAACACCTCAGGAAGGAACCAATTTTACCAAGGCCCCTTATTAATACTGAACAACCAGCTCATCAATTAAATCCTGATATAACAGGATTTTTCCTTCCTGAGAAAGGTGAAAGTAACTTAAACAATCAgaaacatattgaaaaatcgGAAGGTGATCAGGAAATTGTCAAATCTCAACAAGACAATTCATGTTTAGAATCAAAAGAATATGATACAAAAGAAACCACAGAAGATTGCTtaacaaacaaattcaaaagcCTCAATTTTAATGACGCCGATCTAAAACtggaagaaaatattgacattCTTGTACCATTGGAGTATGAGTCAGAAGTTAGTGAAgatgataatgatgatgatggtgATGAGGATATTGGCTGGATTACTCCATCAAACATCAAACAGGCCAAGAAACAGGTAAATTCTCAATTGATGGAAGAAAAACATGTGGCAGTTGCTTGCATGACCACTGATTTTGCCATGCAAAATGTTCTGAAGCAAATGAACCTGAATGTCTCTGCTTTGGATGGCAGAATTATCAAACAACTGAGAACTTACATCTTGAGGTGTTACACATGCTTTAAGACTACCAGCATAATGACCAAGCAGTTTTGTCCAAAGTGTGGAAATAACACATTAAAGCGGGTAGCTGTGTCTGTAGATGAAATGGGGAAAATGCAGATTCACATTAATCCAAGAAAGCCATTGACAGGCAGGGGAAAGAAGTTTAGTTTGCCAAAGATTAAAGGGGGTAAACACCCCAATAATCCTGTTCTTGTTGCAGACCAACCTATGGCAGATAATAGACCAAGCAGACTTGCTAAAATGAAGAATAATCCTTTAAATGACGACTATATTGCAG GGTTTTCCCCTTTTATTATGAGAGATGTAAATTCGAAATCTGCCCAACTGGGAATTCGCCCTGGCGTGGAATTTAAACAGTGGATGAAGAAGAATCCCAACGAGTCTCGAAGAAAACGTAAATAA
- the GrlHz gene encoding uncharacterized protein GrlHz isoform X2 yields the protein MCERKMSFKTDIQEQINFNIEEKTGIDMPQEEYGGSEHNLVSSTSMGEDNNIIIVEESSDPNSLAGILYVCKRKLLRPYMRFLSLMGLRPIVGETLEQHFIAKLFNFLFNLAVIFFLIIGYLLQYLSCFRRDRGFGTISPTNNSSRSQIKAIYYQTCNSSLISGLILPSLLHFAGYIYALYVFRKGDDNQLTVLIERVFIVSSQIPNIQINQKHIVRTLWIFVVASFIWMLSSICLVSYMMSEGEISFRWIIFSTYQTKYLLKILLVVCIIWHDIVQASVISNYCLQVQLLKNYVQFISDKLLLQSIRPLEWIRDIEEFRKLLIYLNTQVAPAVCIFTVLNWTYAISGTLWLFASQYSETKNSIPVYTAINIFIVILWWFMAILPFIQAARLTIACDNVKTVGQEARTRPFAHQDTPLQELNSILIYTNSLKINARLFNLPINGKYTGITFAVMIIFFLVLGQSNIILIKDLEF from the exons ATGTGCGAAAGGAAAATGAGCTTTAAAACGGATATACaagaacaaataaattttaacattgaagaaaaaactggaaTTGATATGCCTCAGGAAGAATATGGCGGATCGGAACACAACTTGGTATCATCTACAAGTATG GGCGAAGACAATAACATCATAATTGTAGAAGAATCGTCTGATCCTAACAGCTTAGCCGGGATTCTCTATGTCTGCAAAAGAAAGCTACTCAGGCCTTACATGCGGTTCTTAAGTTTAATGGGGTTGCGACCGATAGTGGGAGAGACGCTCGAACAACACTTCATTGCAAAgctctttaattttctttttaacttaGCG gtaattttctttttaatcatCGGATATTTGCTTCAATACCTGTCCTGCTTTCGAAGAGATAGAGGGTTTGGCACTATATCACCCACTAACAATTCTAGCAGAAGTCAAATAAAAGCCATATATTATCAAACTTGCAATAGTTCCCTGATCTCCGGCCTCATATTGCCGAGTTTGCTGCACTTCGCTGGATACATTTATGCTTTGTACGTGTTTAGAAAAGGGGATGATAATCAACTGACGGTGTTAATCGAAAGG GTATTTATAGTCTCCAGCCAAATACCGAACATACAAATCAATCAGAAGCACATAGTGAGAACATTGTGGATTTTCGTGGTGGCCAGTTTCATCTGGATGTTATCGTCCATTTGCCTGGTCAGTTACATGATGTCGGAAGGAGAAATCAGCTTCAGATG GATCATTTTTAGCACCTACCAAACTAAATACTTACTGAAGATCCTGCTTGTGGTGTGCATAATATGGCACGATATAGTCCAGGCCAGCGTGATTTCGAATTATTGCCTGCAAGTgcaacttttgaaaaattacgtGCAGTTTATCAGCGACAAACTACTGCTGCAATCCATTAGACCGTTAGAATGGATCAGG GACATTGAAGAGTTCCGAAAATTACTAATCTACCTAAACACCCAAGTAGCACCGGCAGTTTGCATTTTCACCGTTTTAAATTGGACTTATGCAATTTCGGGGACCTTGTGGTTATTCGCCTCTCAGTACAGCGAAACAAAGAATAGCATCCCGGTATATACagctataaatattttcatcgtGATACTATGGTGGTTCATGGCAATCCTACCATTTATTCAA GCCGCCCGATTAACAATAGCATGCGACAATGTGAAGACTGTTGGGCAAGAAGCAAGGACGAGGCCGTTTGCTCATCAAGACACCCCCCTACAAGAATTGAACTCCATCCTGATATACACGAATAGTCTGAAGATTAATGCTAGGCTGTTCAATTTGCCAATAAATGGAAAGTACACGGGGATCACGTTTGCTGTAatgattatatttttcttggtGTTGGGGCAAagcaatataattttaataaaggatttagaattttag
- the GrlHz gene encoding uncharacterized protein GrlHz isoform X1 yields the protein MCERKMSFKTDIQEQINFNIEEKTGIDMPQEEYGGSEHNLVSSTSMGEDNNIIIVEESSDPNSLAGILYVCKRKLLRPYMRFLSLMGLRPIVGETLEQHFIAKLFNFLFNLAVIFFLIIGYLLQYLSCFRRDRGFGTISPTNNSSRSQIKAIYYQTCNSSLISGLILPSLLHFAGYIYALYVFRKGDDNQLTVLIERVFIVSSQIPNIQINQKHIVRTLWIFVVASFIWMLSSICLVSYMMSEGEISFRWFESSTYQTKYLLKILLVVCIIWHDIVQASVISNYCLQVQLLKNYVQFISDKLLLQSIRPLEWIRDIEEFRKLLIYLNTQVAPAVCIFTVLNWTYAISGTLWLFASQYSETKNSIPVYTAINIFIVILWWFMAILPFIQAARLTIACDNVKTVGQEARTRPFAHQDTPLQELNSILIYTNSLKINARLFNLPINGKYTGITFAVMIIFFLVLGQSNIILIKDLEF from the exons ATGTGCGAAAGGAAAATGAGCTTTAAAACGGATATACaagaacaaataaattttaacattgaagaaaaaactggaaTTGATATGCCTCAGGAAGAATATGGCGGATCGGAACACAACTTGGTATCATCTACAAGTATG GGCGAAGACAATAACATCATAATTGTAGAAGAATCGTCTGATCCTAACAGCTTAGCCGGGATTCTCTATGTCTGCAAAAGAAAGCTACTCAGGCCTTACATGCGGTTCTTAAGTTTAATGGGGTTGCGACCGATAGTGGGAGAGACGCTCGAACAACACTTCATTGCAAAgctctttaattttctttttaacttaGCG gtaattttctttttaatcatCGGATATTTGCTTCAATACCTGTCCTGCTTTCGAAGAGATAGAGGGTTTGGCACTATATCACCCACTAACAATTCTAGCAGAAGTCAAATAAAAGCCATATATTATCAAACTTGCAATAGTTCCCTGATCTCCGGCCTCATATTGCCGAGTTTGCTGCACTTCGCTGGATACATTTATGCTTTGTACGTGTTTAGAAAAGGGGATGATAATCAACTGACGGTGTTAATCGAAAGG GTATTTATAGTCTCCAGCCAAATACCGAACATACAAATCAATCAGAAGCACATAGTGAGAACATTGTGGATTTTCGTGGTGGCCAGTTTCATCTGGATGTTATCGTCCATTTGCCTGGTCAGTTACATGATGTCGGAAGGAGAAATCAGCTTCAGATGGTTCGAGTCCAG CACCTACCAAACTAAATACTTACTGAAGATCCTGCTTGTGGTGTGCATAATATGGCACGATATAGTCCAGGCCAGCGTGATTTCGAATTATTGCCTGCAAGTgcaacttttgaaaaattacgtGCAGTTTATCAGCGACAAACTACTGCTGCAATCCATTAGACCGTTAGAATGGATCAGG GACATTGAAGAGTTCCGAAAATTACTAATCTACCTAAACACCCAAGTAGCACCGGCAGTTTGCATTTTCACCGTTTTAAATTGGACTTATGCAATTTCGGGGACCTTGTGGTTATTCGCCTCTCAGTACAGCGAAACAAAGAATAGCATCCCGGTATATACagctataaatattttcatcgtGATACTATGGTGGTTCATGGCAATCCTACCATTTATTCAA GCCGCCCGATTAACAATAGCATGCGACAATGTGAAGACTGTTGGGCAAGAAGCAAGGACGAGGCCGTTTGCTCATCAAGACACCCCCCTACAAGAATTGAACTCCATCCTGATATACACGAATAGTCTGAAGATTAATGCTAGGCTGTTCAATTTGCCAATAAATGGAAAGTACACGGGGATCACGTTTGCTGTAatgattatatttttcttggtGTTGGGGCAAagcaatataattttaataaaggatttagaattttag